One genomic segment of Acinetobacter oleivorans DR1 includes these proteins:
- a CDS encoding NAD(P)/FAD-dependent oxidoreductase — MEKIVIVGAGQAAGWAVSTLRQNGYVGEIHVVSNEDQVFYERPPLSKQVLSKEATYESLNLFSPEQVQEFKVQWHKPEIATKVDREQKQVHLESGQVLPYDKLLIATGSRARVPVNTWQFIPNVVTLRNVQDCERLAEILKNAKNVAVIGGGWIGLEIAATARKQGKDVHIFEYGDRLCARSVSLEVSAFLKNIHEAQGTQIHLDSKSLHLVEAPNQKVEVVNHPQNSQLFDCVVVGAGADIAKELGVHAGLDVKDGIVVNCFGQTSDQNIYAAGDVAIHPGLGYCIQSWANAQNQAIAAAKSMLGIETEYSDIPWLWSDQYHFNIQILGTYQPEKTKEVVIRQGGEDQVSYLYLDHENRLLNMIAINDSKLVKLAKRWMQANTVLDPKLLADAEFNVMKLKP; from the coding sequence ATGGAAAAGATCGTAATTGTAGGTGCCGGACAGGCAGCGGGTTGGGCAGTAAGTACCTTACGTCAAAATGGTTATGTGGGCGAAATTCACGTGGTTTCAAATGAAGATCAAGTGTTTTATGAGCGTCCACCACTGTCTAAGCAAGTACTTTCAAAAGAAGCAACTTATGAAAGTTTAAATCTGTTCTCTCCTGAGCAGGTTCAAGAGTTCAAGGTTCAATGGCATAAACCGGAAATTGCGACAAAAGTCGACCGTGAGCAAAAACAGGTTCATTTAGAAAGTGGCCAAGTTTTGCCGTATGACAAATTGTTGATTGCAACCGGAAGCCGTGCACGTGTACCGGTCAATACATGGCAGTTCATTCCAAATGTTGTGACCTTACGCAATGTGCAAGACTGTGAACGTTTGGCTGAAATTTTAAAGAATGCAAAAAATGTCGCTGTGATTGGCGGTGGCTGGATTGGTTTAGAAATTGCAGCAACTGCACGTAAGCAAGGTAAAGATGTTCATATTTTTGAATATGGCGACCGTTTATGTGCAAGAAGTGTGAGTCTGGAAGTGTCTGCATTTTTAAAAAATATACATGAAGCCCAAGGTACACAAATTCATTTAGACAGCAAGAGCCTTCATTTGGTTGAAGCGCCTAATCAGAAAGTTGAAGTGGTGAATCACCCACAAAATAGTCAGTTATTTGACTGTGTTGTGGTAGGTGCGGGCGCTGATATTGCCAAAGAGTTAGGTGTACACGCTGGTCTCGATGTGAAAGATGGCATTGTGGTGAATTGTTTTGGGCAAACTTCAGATCAAAACATTTATGCCGCAGGTGATGTTGCGATTCATCCGGGCTTGGGTTATTGCATTCAGTCTTGGGCGAATGCGCAAAATCAGGCGATTGCCGCAGCGAAATCAATGCTCGGAATTGAAACTGAATATAGCGATATTCCATGGCTTTGGTCTGATCAATATCACTTTAACATCCAGATTTTAGGTACTTATCAGCCTGAAAAAACAAAGGAAGTGGTCATTCGCCAAGGCGGTGAAGATCAGGTGAGCTATTTATATCTGGACCATGAAAATCGTTTGCTCAACATGATTGCCATTAATGACTCGAAGCTAGTCAAACTGGCAAAACGTTGGATGCAAGCCAACACCGTTTTAGATCCAAAACTATTAGCAGATGCTGAATTTAATGTCATGAAGTTAAAACCGTAA
- a CDS encoding VOC family protein encodes MITGIEILKFGVEDRAASNKFLADFGLSQSASDIEGTDLYQTQNGSKIYLFNCDDDRLPVAIEQGSTLREVTWGVDSAQDLEDLAARLADVEGFKRSENTVQCLDPNGMTIRFEQSFVKDVQELKTEGINQYGNIQRVNAASPVYEKGQPVAIGHVVFFTPDLAKTENFYIEKVGFHLSDAYKNRGAFLRCRGKGYHHDLFLLSVPNKPAGLNHVAFVVRDIHEVIGGGLNMNRSEWSTFIGPGRHPISSAYFWYVNSPLGGAFEYYTNDDYLTEEWQPRVEEHRLELFTEWAIEGGLDDTTRRQVKPV; translated from the coding sequence ATGATTACAGGGATCGAGATTTTAAAGTTTGGAGTTGAAGATAGAGCCGCTTCAAACAAGTTTTTGGCAGATTTTGGTTTAAGTCAAAGTGCTTCCGATATTGAAGGCACAGATTTATACCAAACCCAAAATGGCAGCAAGATTTATCTATTTAATTGTGATGATGACCGTTTGCCAGTTGCTATTGAGCAAGGTTCAACTTTACGTGAAGTCACTTGGGGTGTTGATAGTGCTCAAGACCTTGAAGACTTGGCAGCTCGTTTGGCTGATGTAGAAGGTTTTAAACGTTCTGAAAATACGGTTCAGTGTCTTGACCCAAATGGTATGACTATCCGTTTTGAACAAAGTTTTGTGAAAGATGTTCAAGAACTTAAAACGGAAGGAATTAACCAATACGGCAACATTCAACGTGTGAATGCAGCAAGTCCTGTCTATGAAAAAGGTCAACCTGTTGCGATTGGACACGTGGTGTTCTTTACACCAGATTTGGCAAAAACTGAAAATTTCTATATTGAAAAAGTAGGCTTTCATTTATCGGATGCCTATAAAAATCGCGGTGCATTCTTACGTTGTCGCGGTAAAGGTTATCACCATGATTTATTCTTGCTCAGTGTTCCAAATAAACCTGCTGGCTTAAATCACGTTGCGTTTGTAGTACGTGATATCCATGAGGTGATTGGGGGCGGTTTAAATATGAATCGTTCGGAATGGTCAACTTTTATTGGACCTGGACGTCACCCAATTTCTTCTGCTTATTTCTGGTACGTCAACTCACCATTGGGTGGTGCATTTGAGTACTACACTAACGATGACTATTTGACAGAAGAATGGCAGCCACGTGTAGAAGAACATCGTCTAGAGCTTTTCACCGAATGGGCGATTGAAGGTGGTCTTGATGACACAACCCGCCGTCAGGTGAAGCCTGTTTAA
- a CDS encoding SDR family oxidoreductase, whose product MANVALLQGKKVLVTGAARGLGRDFAQAIAEAGAEVVMADILSDLVQQEAQALQKQGLNVHAVTVDLANADSIENAVAKSVEVLQGLDGLVNCAALATNVGGKNMIDYDPELWDRVMNINVKGTWLISKACVPHLKQSVAGKIINVASDTALWGAPNLMAYVASKGAIVAMTRSMARELGQSNICVNTLSPGLTLVEATEYVPQERHDLYVNGRAIQRQQLPQDLNGTALYLLSDLSSFVTGQNIPVNGGFVFN is encoded by the coding sequence ATGGCTAATGTAGCGTTGTTGCAAGGCAAAAAAGTTTTAGTGACTGGTGCTGCGCGTGGTTTAGGCCGAGATTTTGCTCAAGCCATTGCCGAGGCCGGTGCTGAAGTTGTGATGGCAGATATTTTGTCTGATTTGGTGCAACAAGAAGCACAAGCTTTACAGAAACAAGGGCTAAACGTTCATGCTGTCACCGTTGACCTTGCCAATGCAGACTCTATTGAAAATGCGGTTGCAAAAAGCGTGGAAGTATTACAAGGACTAGATGGCCTTGTGAACTGTGCGGCACTTGCAACCAATGTTGGTGGAAAAAATATGATTGATTACGATCCTGAACTTTGGGATCGGGTCATGAATATTAATGTGAAAGGCACATGGCTGATTAGTAAGGCATGCGTTCCCCATTTAAAGCAATCTGTTGCTGGCAAAATTATTAATGTTGCATCAGATACTGCTTTATGGGGTGCACCGAACCTAATGGCTTATGTTGCAAGCAAAGGTGCAATTGTTGCCATGACACGTTCAATGGCAAGAGAGTTGGGGCAGTCTAATATCTGTGTCAACACATTGTCTCCGGGGTTAACTTTGGTTGAAGCAACCGAGTATGTGCCTCAAGAACGTCACGATTTATATGTCAACGGAAGAGCGATTCAACGTCAGCAACTTCCACAAGATTTAAATGGAACAGCATTGTATCTACTGTCGGATTTGTCCTCTTTTGTGACAGGTCAAAATATTCCGGTCAATGGCGGTTTTGTCTTTAACTAA
- a CDS encoding aromatic ring-hydroxylating oxygenase subunit alpha — translation MNAIVSTSQSAEEYLELGLRDQWHPVLASWEVAANPVGITRLGENIVVWRDAEGQVHALEDRCPHRGARLSLGWNLGDRVACWYHGVEVRADGVVADVPAVHECPMTGTKCLKNYPVIEQHGAIFIWFGIDANEQPAPLEFPEQLASEEWSAFLCQADWKVNHQYAIDNVMDPMHGSYLHATSHSMADGDRTAEMKHRTTDNGFVFEKEGQLGVNFDWVEYGSTGASWLRLSIPYRKQFGPGGEFWIVGYATPIDANNTRVFFWRCRKVSGWQRNVWRFLYRNHLEQLHWDVLEQDRIILENLAPNAREKEFLYQHDVGLARLRRLMKKEAEKQLKKIAALNASNRIEMQEEAHG, via the coding sequence ATGAACGCAATCGTATCAACTTCACAAAGCGCTGAAGAATATTTAGAACTTGGTTTACGTGACCAATGGCATCCGGTTTTAGCAAGTTGGGAAGTCGCTGCTAATCCAGTCGGTATTACCCGTTTAGGCGAAAATATTGTGGTTTGGCGTGATGCCGAAGGTCAGGTTCATGCACTTGAAGATCGCTGTCCACACCGCGGTGCTCGTCTTTCCCTTGGTTGGAACTTAGGCGACCGAGTGGCTTGCTGGTATCACGGTGTTGAAGTTCGTGCTGATGGTGTAGTTGCTGATGTGCCAGCGGTTCATGAATGTCCAATGACTGGAACTAAATGTTTAAAGAACTACCCAGTAATTGAGCAACATGGCGCAATCTTCATCTGGTTTGGTATCGATGCAAATGAACAACCAGCGCCGCTTGAGTTTCCAGAGCAACTTGCAAGCGAAGAGTGGAGTGCATTCCTTTGCCAAGCAGACTGGAAAGTAAACCATCAGTATGCAATTGATAACGTGATGGATCCAATGCATGGTAGTTATTTACATGCAACATCGCACTCGATGGCAGATGGTGATCGTACCGCAGAGATGAAACACCGTACGACCGATAATGGCTTTGTTTTTGAAAAAGAAGGTCAATTAGGTGTGAACTTCGACTGGGTTGAATATGGTTCAACAGGTGCGAGTTGGTTACGACTTTCAATTCCATACCGTAAGCAATTTGGCCCAGGTGGCGAATTCTGGATTGTGGGTTATGCAACGCCAATTGATGCCAATAATACTCGCGTATTTTTCTGGCGCTGTCGTAAGGTAAGTGGCTGGCAACGTAATGTATGGCGCTTCTTATATCGCAATCATTTAGAACAGTTGCACTGGGATGTATTGGAACAAGACCGAATTATTTTAGAAAACCTTGCACCAAATGCGCGTGAAAAAGAGTTCCTCTATCAACACGATGTTGGTCTTGCACGTTTACGCCGTTTAATGAAAAAAGAAGCTGAAAAGCAATTAAAGAAAATTGCTGCGCTAAATGCATCAAACCGTATCGAGATGCAGGAAGAAGCTCATGGCTAA
- a CDS encoding recombinase-like helix-turn-helix domain-containing protein — translation MKTFNEKLASWIHATPATEAGINNIQIPGQSELLVWQTRYKEPTLYEQDFVKNLIQAFSAGATELDDVVSALNQQGFRCESGDEWTSASFTEEMQRLGY, via the coding sequence ATGAAGACATTTAATGAAAAGTTGGCAAGCTGGATTCATGCAACGCCGGCAACCGAAGCAGGTATCAACAATATTCAAATTCCTGGTCAATCTGAATTGTTGGTTTGGCAAACACGTTATAAAGAACCAACGCTCTATGAACAAGATTTTGTAAAGAACTTGATTCAGGCATTTTCTGCGGGCGCAACAGAGTTAGATGACGTTGTTTCTGCACTTAATCAACAGGGTTTCCGCTGTGAATCTGGTGATGAATGGACTTCTGCAAGCTTTACAGAAGAAATGCAACGTTTAGGTTATTGA
- a CDS encoding non-heme iron oxygenase ferredoxin subunit, whose product MSWISVCQQGDVSEDEPKAIEIEGKKIGVFFVDENYFAIENVCPHAYALLTEGFIEDQTVECPLHEAIFDIQTGELKSGPGCRNLCTYPVRVEGQDIQIQL is encoded by the coding sequence ATGAGTTGGATCTCAGTTTGTCAGCAGGGTGACGTTAGCGAAGATGAGCCGAAAGCCATCGAAATTGAAGGGAAAAAAATAGGCGTATTTTTCGTCGACGAAAATTACTTTGCTATCGAAAATGTTTGCCCTCATGCGTATGCCTTATTAACCGAAGGATTTATCGAAGATCAAACTGTTGAATGTCCATTGCATGAAGCAATTTTTGACATTCAAACAGGTGAGCTAAAAAGTGGACCCGGGTGTAGAAACCTATGTACTTACCCAGTTCGTGTTGAAGGACAGGATATTCAAATTCAACTCTAG
- a CDS encoding IclR family transcriptional regulator, translated as MSIAIEEDSQESETTKNDDRYLVPGLVRGLAILQAFNQQAQEMTITEIAEILEVNRSSAFRLIYTLESCGYLRKASQKTYALDSKVMELGFNSLSKLSLLDLSTPLMKELRDQTKLAVHLSILEGTHIVFVNNIQSMGTFTSNISLGTRWPAHATVIGQMLLSDLPETEVRQRYRNFDDWDSFSELTPTNLKTLLQRLVYVKTQKTMVSWGHYNHDMAACAAPIFKQSNGKMVAVISVSCPITTYDEKTFKEDIASLVVETANKISKFIY; from the coding sequence ATGAGCATAGCAATTGAAGAAGATTCGCAAGAATCAGAAACAACAAAAAATGATGATCGTTATTTAGTACCCGGACTTGTACGGGGTTTAGCTATTTTGCAAGCATTTAACCAACAAGCGCAAGAAATGACCATTACAGAAATTGCTGAAATTTTAGAAGTGAACCGTTCTAGTGCATTTCGTCTGATCTATACACTCGAATCTTGTGGCTATTTAAGAAAAGCATCTCAAAAAACGTATGCTCTCGATTCCAAAGTCATGGAGCTTGGGTTTAACAGTTTATCTAAACTTTCATTACTCGATTTATCGACCCCATTAATGAAAGAACTACGTGACCAAACCAAACTTGCGGTACACCTTTCAATTTTAGAAGGCACTCATATTGTCTTTGTAAATAACATTCAGTCGATGGGAACCTTCACGAGCAACATTAGCTTAGGGACTCGCTGGCCTGCTCATGCAACCGTCATTGGTCAAATGTTATTGTCTGATTTACCTGAAACTGAAGTACGTCAGCGTTACCGTAACTTTGATGATTGGGATAGTTTTTCTGAACTGACTCCAACCAATTTAAAAACCCTATTACAAAGATTAGTCTATGTAAAAACCCAAAAAACCATGGTGAGCTGGGGTCATTACAATCATGATATGGCAGCCTGTGCTGCGCCTATTTTTAAACAATCAAACGGTAAAATGGTCGCTGTTATCTCTGTGAGTTGCCCAATTACTACTTACGATGAAAAAACATTTAAAGAAGATATCGCAAGCCTCGTTGTTGAAACAGCAAATAAAATTTCCAAATTTATTTATTAA
- the pnuC gene encoding nicotinamide riboside transporter PnuC, with protein MSPLEIFAVLISLIGVGLTVIRNMWCWLFNFFAFVLYAYLFYEFKLYGETILQFFFMIVNFYGFYYWFKGKQQDHDIRIEPIAVQTAIIQMIIAAVGGLLFGLVLKNFTDAAVPMLDSQLAAFSLLATYWTSRKHIATWVLWVFVDIIYVGMFIYKDLFLTAALYAAFVLMAAYGWYQWEKVKKKQNLSSEPV; from the coding sequence ATGTCACCTCTAGAAATCTTTGCGGTCTTAATTAGTCTCATTGGAGTTGGATTAACCGTCATCCGTAATATGTGGTGTTGGCTGTTTAATTTCTTTGCCTTTGTTTTATATGCCTATTTGTTTTACGAATTTAAATTATATGGCGAAACAATTTTGCAGTTCTTTTTTATGATCGTAAATTTTTATGGCTTTTACTATTGGTTCAAAGGAAAGCAGCAAGATCACGACATTCGAATTGAACCTATTGCTGTTCAAACCGCTATCATCCAAATGATTATTGCTGCGGTAGGTGGCTTACTGTTTGGTCTAGTTCTTAAAAACTTTACTGATGCAGCAGTACCGATGCTTGACTCACAGCTAGCAGCATTTAGTTTACTTGCAACGTATTGGACCAGCCGAAAGCATATTGCGACTTGGGTACTTTGGGTATTTGTCGATATTATTTATGTGGGCATGTTTATCTATAAAGATTTATTTTTAACAGCTGCTTTATATGCAGCATTTGTTTTGATGGCCGCTTATGGCTGGTATCAATGGGAAAAGGTTAAAAAGAAACAGAATTTATCTTCTGAGCCGGTTTAA
- a CDS encoding DMT family transporter produces MKPLFEQQSISTPQIQPVVALSSSPTRLATAGQFIAVVIIWSLTPLAAVWTVQEIHWAWGLFIRFSLAIPIALLCLRFFRLKLIFSKKAVLSYCAGAIGLFGSMAFCYMGADKVPSAIISIIYGTSPLVSGLISSFLLRRERFSVWQWLGLGIALVGMSFTLGLSSSGFQLNRIGIVLELIAMLFYVLSTFAVKSVGAHIPPITQMTGATLVSWVGYVCLLPFFWSHLPTEFPSLKISLAVLYSAVFSSVLAMIFYYQLIKILQPTTVLLITIITPVLATFWGTWFNHEQLSSHLILGLTLLCLGLLMYSRRPT; encoded by the coding sequence ATGAAGCCATTATTTGAACAACAGAGTATATCCACCCCGCAGATTCAGCCGGTTGTAGCATTATCGTCATCTCCGACTCGCCTTGCTACAGCCGGCCAATTTATTGCTGTCGTCATTATTTGGTCACTTACTCCACTCGCGGCCGTCTGGACAGTACAAGAAATTCACTGGGCATGGGGATTATTTATTCGATTCAGTTTGGCGATTCCAATCGCCTTGCTGTGTCTAAGATTTTTTCGTTTAAAGCTCATCTTTAGCAAAAAAGCTGTTTTAAGTTATTGTGCTGGAGCCATTGGCTTATTTGGATCTATGGCGTTTTGCTATATGGGTGCAGATAAAGTCCCCTCTGCCATTATTTCAATTATTTACGGCACCTCTCCGTTAGTGTCCGGACTGATTAGCTCCTTTTTATTAAGACGCGAACGTTTTTCAGTGTGGCAATGGCTTGGACTCGGTATTGCTCTTGTCGGAATGAGTTTTACTTTAGGGCTGTCTTCATCAGGTTTTCAGCTCAACCGCATCGGTATTGTATTAGAACTGATCGCGATGCTGTTTTATGTCTTGTCGACGTTTGCCGTGAAATCTGTCGGAGCGCATATTCCACCCATTACACAAATGACAGGCGCTACTCTTGTCTCATGGGTCGGTTATGTATGCTTGTTACCTTTCTTTTGGTCGCATCTTCCAACTGAATTTCCAAGTCTGAAAATTTCTTTAGCAGTGCTCTATAGCGCGGTTTTTTCATCTGTGCTTGCCATGATTTTCTATTATCAACTCATCAAAATACTACAACCAACGACTGTGCTACTTATTACCATTATCACCCCAGTATTAGCCACATTTTGGGGAACATGGTTCAACCATGAGCAGCTCAGCTCACATCTTATTTTAGGCTTAACCTTGTTATGCCTAGGGCTATTGATGTACTCACGTCGTCCAACATAA
- a CDS encoding crotonase/enoyl-CoA hydratase family protein, with protein sequence MSNQEGKVSRETRGHIFLIGLDRAAKRNAFDSHLIKDLSLALTEYENNDALRCAIIFAHGDHFTAGLDLVELQPKLATGVFDFSDEEVNPWGTVGRKLSKPLIVAVQGYCYTAGIELFLNADIALASENTQFAQMEVQRGILPFGGATARFTQAAGWAKAMRYLLTGDSFDSKAAFDMNLITEICPEGTELNRAIELAEHIAQAAPLAVKATLASAREAINEGYETAFSQLQGHLQPLLTTEDVQEGVFAMLQKRPPVFKGK encoded by the coding sequence ATGTCAAATCAAGAAGGAAAAGTCAGTCGTGAAACTCGCGGACATATTTTTTTAATTGGTCTAGATCGGGCAGCAAAACGTAATGCCTTTGATAGCCACCTGATTAAAGATTTATCGCTGGCGCTTACCGAATATGAAAATAATGATGCTCTTCGCTGTGCAATTATCTTTGCTCATGGCGACCATTTTACGGCCGGATTAGATCTAGTTGAGTTACAACCCAAGCTCGCTACAGGTGTTTTTGATTTTAGTGATGAAGAAGTGAACCCTTGGGGTACAGTGGGACGAAAACTGAGTAAACCTTTAATTGTTGCGGTACAAGGTTATTGCTACACCGCTGGTATCGAACTATTTCTGAATGCAGACATTGCCTTAGCAAGTGAAAATACTCAGTTTGCACAGATGGAAGTTCAGCGCGGCATCTTACCTTTTGGTGGAGCTACAGCACGCTTTACTCAAGCCGCAGGTTGGGCCAAAGCCATGCGCTATTTACTCACCGGTGACTCTTTTGATTCAAAAGCCGCCTTTGATATGAACCTGATTACAGAGATATGCCCGGAAGGTACGGAGCTCAACCGTGCTATAGAACTGGCTGAACATATTGCTCAAGCTGCACCACTTGCTGTAAAAGCCACTCTCGCCTCTGCCCGTGAAGCCATTAATGAAGGTTATGAAACTGCTTTTAGCCAATTACAGGGCCATCTTCAACCTTTACTCACCACAGAAGATGTTCAAGAAGGTGTGTTTGCCATGTTGCAAAAAAGACCGCCTGTTTTTAAAGGTAAATAA
- a CDS encoding alpha/beta hydrolase family protein: MQSATQINEQLSQTVQFPALDGYQLKGTRYFATTPAKANIVVAGATGVPHEFYRRFAEYMMQFGYQIFTFDYRGVGKSSPKSLKGFDMSYLDWGKLDLAGAIEYLSKEPLPLFMVGHSYGGHALGLLPNHDKLLACYTFGTGAGWHGYMPLKERFKVQVVWNIVFPPIVAVTGYLPWSKFNMGSDLPLNVYKQWRKWCKNPKYFFADPEQQHLIEQYAAVKVPIYAVSALDDDWALPASCRAFMQHYRQAQVSYVSLQPQDVAMKTIGHMGYFKKDAEHIWNKIRTTFDGFL; the protein is encoded by the coding sequence ATGCAATCAGCAACTCAAATCAATGAACAGCTTAGCCAAACTGTACAATTCCCAGCTTTAGATGGCTATCAACTCAAGGGCACACGTTACTTTGCAACGACACCAGCTAAAGCAAATATTGTCGTTGCGGGAGCAACGGGTGTGCCACATGAGTTTTACCGTCGCTTCGCTGAATATATGATGCAATTTGGCTATCAGATATTCACATTTGACTATCGAGGGGTAGGAAAATCGAGTCCAAAATCTTTGAAAGGATTTGATATGTCTTATTTAGATTGGGGCAAACTCGATTTAGCAGGCGCAATTGAATATCTATCAAAAGAGCCATTACCTCTTTTCATGGTTGGTCATTCCTATGGTGGCCATGCGCTAGGTCTACTACCTAATCATGATAAATTATTGGCCTGTTACACCTTTGGTACAGGTGCAGGTTGGCACGGCTACATGCCACTGAAAGAACGTTTTAAAGTTCAGGTGGTCTGGAATATTGTGTTTCCACCTATTGTTGCCGTGACAGGTTATTTGCCTTGGAGCAAATTTAATATGGGTTCTGATTTGCCCCTCAATGTTTATAAACAGTGGCGTAAATGGTGTAAAAACCCTAAGTATTTTTTTGCTGATCCAGAACAACAACACTTAATTGAACAATATGCTGCTGTCAAAGTGCCAATTTATGCAGTCTCTGCCCTAGATGATGATTGGGCTTTACCTGCTTCATGTCGCGCATTTATGCAACATTATCGACAAGCTCAAGTCTCATACGTCAGTCTTCAACCTCAAGATGTTGCTATGAAAACCATTGGCCACATGGGCTACTTTAAAAAAGATGCTGAACACATCTGGAATAAAATCCGCACCACTTTTGATGGTTTTTTATAA
- a CDS encoding TetR/AcrR family transcriptional regulator, whose amino-acid sequence MRPQKLTKEDLLKHCAWQFKTYGYAGTSMDMLAKACGLTKASFYYYYPNKEALLLEVLNGTHQYLIHSLFGTTASSELSAIERFEQMHKRAVQFFTQGVNGCLIGVISMEAAYGSPEILAKIRSIFQDWQLAIQSIFACCIAQDRAEILAKQSIADYEGAILMYRVTHDDFYIDQVKQRILGLLNS is encoded by the coding sequence ATGAGACCGCAAAAACTGACTAAAGAAGATCTGCTTAAGCACTGCGCTTGGCAGTTCAAAACTTATGGATATGCAGGAACGAGCATGGATATGCTGGCAAAGGCTTGCGGCCTCACCAAAGCTTCTTTTTATTATTATTATCCAAATAAAGAAGCGCTTTTGCTTGAGGTGTTAAATGGTACTCATCAATATTTAATCCATTCTTTATTTGGAACGACTGCAAGTTCAGAACTCTCAGCCATTGAACGTTTTGAGCAAATGCATAAACGTGCTGTTCAGTTTTTTACCCAAGGCGTGAATGGTTGTCTGATTGGGGTAATTTCAATGGAAGCGGCGTATGGTTCACCTGAAATTTTAGCCAAAATACGTAGTATTTTTCAGGACTGGCAACTGGCTATTCAGTCTATTTTTGCTTGTTGCATTGCTCAAGATCGAGCTGAGATTTTAGCAAAACAAAGTATTGCTGATTATGAGGGAGCGATATTGATGTACCGTGTCACTCATGATGATTTTTACATCGATCAAGTTAAGCAACGTATTCTTGGACTTCTTAATTCTTAA
- the pgaD gene encoding poly-beta-1,6-N-acetyl-D-glucosamine biosynthesis protein PgaD: MKTDSLIIDLRRQLPWHKRYASTTSTAMMWAVWLLLWRPFVFVWLLVELQKTHLVHRLFSAFGVGIEHGLTALIACAICLLLWSHLLPERRVGGSALKAKQTDDYARYFDLPEHEIEQGRSQKITVVHHDELGKIVRVE, from the coding sequence ATGAAGACAGATTCGTTGATTATTGATTTACGCCGTCAATTACCATGGCATAAACGCTATGCTTCTACAACAAGCACAGCCATGATGTGGGCGGTTTGGTTGTTGTTGTGGCGTCCGTTCGTGTTTGTATGGCTATTGGTTGAACTACAAAAAACTCATTTGGTACACCGTTTATTTAGTGCCTTTGGTGTAGGAATTGAACATGGCCTTACCGCATTAATTGCTTGTGCAATTTGCTTATTGTTATGGAGCCATTTGCTACCTGAGCGCCGTGTCGGTGGCAGTGCACTTAAAGCAAAACAGACTGATGATTATGCGCGCTACTTCGATTTACCTGAACATGAAATTGAGCAGGGACGTAGCCAAAAAATTACAGTCGTTCACCACGATGAACTAGGTAAAATCGTGAGAGTTGAATAA